The following proteins come from a genomic window of Larimichthys crocea isolate SSNF chromosome III, L_crocea_2.0, whole genome shotgun sequence:
- the LOC104921679 gene encoding C5a anaphylatoxin chemotactic receptor 1: protein MLLNATIPLSVDFDTPEDFLIFIFHILFATSAVLVAGSVVIGISSTRSLRGQNRFIFMLNTSISDTLTGFSVYYLGLFDVQEGYPSRNGTYYILPSFLGVNVLTFLFAQFDRYFAVCHPFFYNRYITRSFVIGICAFCWIYTYTILTVQNMVPISKAAQINAFGVMTLQIIVLIKVLMTIKLYIIARNQLGREAPSAERDSKKESLRIIVFVVICFLALWCPSFVNIIVRQLTRKGLRFRNEATNLFATLARLNALVTPALYIWGSPALRGAVWRAVWRRACPWRRARTLVSGGALIQIEVKHRGQFRHR from the exons ATGCTCCTTAACGCCACCATCCCTCTGTCGGTGGATTTCGACACTCCGGAGGacttcctcatcttcatcttccacATCCTGTTCGCCACGAGTGCCGTGCTCGTCGCCGGCTCCGTGGTCATCGGTATATCATCCACCCGGTCTCTGCGAGGCCAGAACCGTTTTATATTCATGCTGAACACGAGCATCAGTGACACTCTGACAGGTTTCTCGGTTTACTACCTCGGTCTCTTTGACGTCCAGGAGGGCTATCCTTCCAGGAATGGGACATATTATATTTTACCCTCATTTCTAGGAGTCAATGTGTTGACTTTCCTCTTTGCTCAGTTTGACCGCTATTTCGCAGTGTGCCATCCATTCTTTTACAACCGCTACATAACGAGGTCTTTTGTCATTGGGATTTGTGCGTTTTGCTGGATTTACACATACACCATCCTCACGGTTCAGAACATGGTGCCCATTTCAAAGGCGGCTCAAATAAACGCGTTTGGTGTAATGACTCTGCAGATTATAGTTCTCATTAAAGTGCTGATGACTATTAAATTGTACATCATAGCCAGGAATCAGCTGGGGAGAGAGGCGCCCAGTGCTGAGAGAGACAGCAAAAAGGAGTCGCTGCGCatcattgtgtttgtggttaTTTGCTTCTTGGCTTTGTGGTGTCCTTCCTTTGTCAATATAATCGTGAGACAGCTGACTAGGAAAGGTCTGAGGTTTAGGAATGAAGCCACTAACCTGTTCGCCACCTTGGCACGCCTAAACGCGTTGGTAACGCCGGCTCTGTATATCTGGGGCAGCCCGGCGCTGCGGGGGGCCGTGTGGAGAGCAGTGTGGCGGAGGGCCTGTCCCTGGCGGAGGGCGAG GACCCTGGTCAGCGGCGGGGCCCTGATCCAGATTGAGGTCAAGCACCGCGGACAGTTCCGTCACCGCTGA
- the LOC113745621 gene encoding protease-associated domain-containing protein 1-like isoform X2, translated as MRPVHFHHASCHGINELLYFRVISPEDIGYIFSAAPAKDFGGDFTSSYDEIFLVPADPADGCSDLEDTEIIQGQVILVERGGCSFVQKARHVEEAGGKAVLIADNAEDNDSQYLDMITDGSTAKPSIPALFLLGRDGMMIRRSLQRQALPWAVISIPVNVSSLASFPLKQPPWTLW; from the exons ATGCGCCCTGTACATTTCCACCACGCGTCCT GTCACGGGATCAATGAACTGCTGTACTTCAGGGTCATCAGTCCAGAGGATATAGGGTATATCTTCAGTGCAGCTCCTGCTAAAGACTTCGGAGGAGATTTT ACATCATCTTATGATGAGATCTTTCTCGTGCCAGCAGACCCAGCAGATGGCTGCTCAGATCTGGAGGACACAGAAATCATCCAGGGACAAGTAATCCTGGTGGAAAGGGG AGGTTGCTCCTTTGTACAAAAAGCCCGACACGTAGAGGAAGCAGGAGGCAAAGCTGTTCTGATTGCTGATAATGCAGAGGATAATGACAGTCAGTACCTTGATATGATCACTGATGGCAGCACTGCCAAACCAAGCATACCTGCACTATTCCTGCTGGGGCGTGACGG GATGATGATCAGACGATCTCTTCAGAGACAAGCTCTGCCGTGGGCGGTCATTTCCATTCCTGTCAATGTTTCCTCTTTGGCTTCATTCCCACTCAAGCAGCCCCCGTGGACACTGTGGTAG
- the LOC113745621 gene encoding protease-associated domain-containing protein 1-like isoform X1 has translation MAKVVRALVLYLWSVFLQLSGVSGHGINELLYFRVISPEDIGYIFSAAPAKDFGGDFTSSYDEIFLVPADPADGCSDLEDTEIIQGQVILVERGGCSFVQKARHVEEAGGKAVLIADNAEDNDSQYLDMITDGSTAKPSIPALFLLGRDGMMIRRSLQRQALPWAVISIPVNVSSLASFPLKQPPWTLW, from the exons ATGGCAAAGGTTGTTCGGGCTTTAGTTTTATACCTGTGGAGTGTTTTCCTGCAGCTCAGTGGCGTGTCAG GTCACGGGATCAATGAACTGCTGTACTTCAGGGTCATCAGTCCAGAGGATATAGGGTATATCTTCAGTGCAGCTCCTGCTAAAGACTTCGGAGGAGATTTT ACATCATCTTATGATGAGATCTTTCTCGTGCCAGCAGACCCAGCAGATGGCTGCTCAGATCTGGAGGACACAGAAATCATCCAGGGACAAGTAATCCTGGTGGAAAGGGG AGGTTGCTCCTTTGTACAAAAAGCCCGACACGTAGAGGAAGCAGGAGGCAAAGCTGTTCTGATTGCTGATAATGCAGAGGATAATGACAGTCAGTACCTTGATATGATCACTGATGGCAGCACTGCCAAACCAAGCATACCTGCACTATTCCTGCTGGGGCGTGACGG GATGATGATCAGACGATCTCTTCAGAGACAAGCTCTGCCGTGGGCGGTCATTTCCATTCCTGTCAATGTTTCCTCTTTGGCTTCATTCCCACTCAAGCAGCCCCCGTGGACACTGTGGTAG
- the kgd4 gene encoding alpha-ketoglutarate dehydrogenase component 4: MGSKVSSKMAAPAARVIQAVRPHTPLIKFPRRQDQARPNAQEVLKTLAANFSPHNPPGSPSAAAPPPLSRPNVPLTPIPGTPDTLASIHLLPARYRRRPLAVDEMEYIQRGGPE, encoded by the exons ATGGGGAGCAAAGTCAGCTCCAAAATGGCTGCTCCAGCTGCTCGAGTTATCCAG GCTGTTCGGCCTCACACTCCTCTGATCAAGTTCCCCAGAAGGCAGGACCAGGCGAGGCCCAATG CCCAAGAGGTGTTGAAAACGTTAGCAGCTAACTTCTCACCACACAACCCACCGGGTTCCCCTTCAGCTGCAGCGCCGCCTCCGTTATCAAGACCTAATGTACCTTTAACTCCAATCCCTGGCACACCAGACACTCTGGCCTCTATTCATTTACTACCTGCGAGGTACCGCAGGAGACCATTGGCAGTGGATGAAATGGAGTACATCCAG CGTGGTGGACCAGAGTGA
- the pdxp gene encoding pyridoxal phosphate phosphatase, giving the protein MAGAFGFKGCQKIRGPQLRNLLEAKDFILFDCDGVIWHGEKAITGAAKVVNSLIRHGKNVVFVTNNCTRPRENYVHKFCRLGFTDVMLEQIFSSSYCSALYLRDVVKICGQVFVIGCDGLRNELQEAGIPCVEEADAPDATIYNCALAPDVKAVLVGHDDKLTFLKLAKASCYLRDPDCLFLATDNDPWHPLSGGRILPGSGSLTAALEVASGRKATVIGKPSRFMFECISSQFRGVDPAQCLMIGDRLEVDMLFGSNCGLDTMLTLTGVSQIEEAQEYRNSELTTNHSLVPDYVVDTIADFLPAFEELDEQSN; this is encoded by the exons ATGGCAGGCGCCTTTGGCTTCAAAGGCTGCCAGAAAATTCGAGGTCCGCAGCTTAGAAATCTGCTGGAGGCGAAGGACTTCATCCTGTTCGACTGCGACGGGGTCATATGGCACGGAGAGAAGGCGATCACTGGCGCGGCTAAGGTGGTGAACTCACTGATCCGGCACGGTAAAAACGTAGTGTTCGTCACCAACAACTGCACCAGGCCCCGGGAGAATTATGTGCACAAGTTCTGCCGGCTGGGCTTCACCGACGTGATGCTGGAGCAAATCTTCAGCTCGTCGTACTGCTCGGCTCTCTATCTGAGAGACGTCGTCAAGATCTGCGGCCAGGTGTTTGTCATCGGCTGCGACGGACTGCGCAATGAGCTGCAGGAGGCGGGCATCCCCTGCGTGGAGGAGGCGGACGCACCGGACGCCACCATATACAACTGCGCCCTGGCTCCGGACGTGAAGGCAGTGCTGGTGGGACATGATGATAAACTGACATTTCTCAAACTGGCCAAAGCTTCGTGCTACCTGAGGGACCCGGACTGTCTGTTCCTGGCCACCGACAACGACCCCTGGCACCCTCTGTCAGGTGGAAGGATACTGCCAG GTTCTGGGTCCCTCACTGCAGCCCTAGAGGTGGCCTCAGGTCGCAAGGCTACTGTGATTGGAAAGCCCAGCCGCTTCATGTTCGAGTGCATATCCAGTCAGTTCAGGGGTGTGGACCCCGCCCAGTGCCTGATGATTGGGGACCGCCTCGAGGTAGACATGCTGTTTGGGTCCAACTGCGGCCTCGACACCATGCTCACTCTCACCGGTGTGTCTCAGATTGAGGAGGCCCAGGAATACAGGAATAGTGAGCTGACCACCAACCACAGCTTGGTCCCCGACTACGTGGTGGACACCATCGCTGATTTCTTACCAGCTTTTGAGGAACTGGACGAACAGAGCAATTGA
- the LOC104920843 gene encoding UDP-glucuronosyltransferase 3A1-like: protein MLLQLGNPVITGFSYESRAETYQKSTWSLGEKYIKEYNGWFLEQQTQFLLGRDNFNGFLKFMGHLSYQCDKLLGDKEIITFLQRQRYDITVVDAFNPCSFILARKLGVHYIAFYPGTLNGPLSIVLPSPVSYIPVFSSQLSNHMNIWGRAKNLFYSFLAPVGQELIWSSFREVAERHLESGSPLGGLEELHQGAELWAFNTDFSLEFPQPLMPYTVLVGGLLNKPPKPPEQDLQLWISNFGEAGFIVVTLGSMVSSVSVDHLLVELVAGFSRIPQGVLWRYDQNRWPSHLDIPPNLRLVDWLPLNDLLGHKKARLFITHGGQNSLLQAVYHALPVLAIPLFGDQFDNVVRAVTKGLGLTIRPTHITRELLSSTIQTLIQDVRFKSSALSLSRIHKSHPVPPALRLTQWVEHILHSGGGTHLRPASLTQPWYQRYLLDLVLLLSLGLLGPVVLCWTFCRNKNNMNKHKKIQ, encoded by the exons ATGCTCTTGCAACTGGGAAACCCTGTCATAACAG GTTTTTCCTATGAAAGCCGTGCAGAGACTTACCAGAAGAGCACCTGGTCCTTAGGAGAGAAATACATCAAAGAATACAATGGCTGGTTCCTGGAGCAACAAACACAGTTTCTACTGGGGAG GGATAACTTTAATGGCTTTCTAAAGTTCATGGGGCACCTGTCCTATCAGTGCGACAAGCTGTTAGGGGACAAAGAGATAATAACTTTCCTCCAGAGACAGCGCTACGACATCACCGTCGTTGATGCTTTTAACCCATGTTCCTTCATTCTGGCACGCAAACTTG GTGTCCACTACATAGCCTTCTATCCGGGCACTCTGAACGGTCCTCTGTCCATTGTCCTCCCCAGCCCAGTCTCATACATCCCAGTCTTCAGCTCCCAGCTGTCCAACCACATGAACATCTGGGGTCGTGCAAAGAAcctcttttattctttcttgGCTCCTGTGG GCCAGGAACTCATATGGTCATCATTTAGGGAAGTAGCTGAGCGCCACCTTGAGTCAGGCTCACCCCTCGGTGGTCTGGAGGAGTTACATCAGGGAGCTGAACTCTGGGCCTTCAACACTGACTTTTCCCTTGAGTTCCCCCAGCCTCTTATGCCCTACACTGTGCTGGTGGGGGGTCTGCTGAATAAACCTCCAAAGCCTCCAGAGCAG GATCTTCAGTTGTGGATCTCCAATTTTGGAGAAGCTGGTTTCATTGTTGTGACTCTGGGATCAATGGTTTCTTCAGTCTCTGTGGACCACCTTCTAGTGGAGCTGGTGGCTGGCTTTTCCAGGATTCCTCAAGGGGTGCTCTGGag GTATGACCAGAACCGATGGCCATCTCACCTAGACATACCTCCTAATCTCAGGCTTGTGGACTGGCTGCCTCTTAATGACCTGCTGG GACACAAAAAAGCACGTCTCTTTATCACCCATGGTGGACAAAACAGCCTGCTGCAGGCAGTGTACCATGCTCTTCCTGTGCTGGCAATCCCGCTGTTTGGAGACCAGTTTGATAATGTGGTGAGGGCTGTAACGAAAGGACTTGGCCTCACCATCAGACCCACACACATCACCAGGGAACTGCTTAGCTCTACTATTCAAACACTCATACAGGACGTCAG GTTCAAGTCTTCAGCTTTGTCCCTTAGCAGGATCCACAAATCCCATCCGGTCCCTCCAGCCCTCCGACTCACGCAGTGGGTGGAGCACATCCTGCACAGTGGAGGTGGAACTCATTTAAGGCCAGCTTCACTGACGCAACCATGGTACCAGAGATACCTGTTGGACCTGGTGCTTCTTCTCTCCCTGGGACTTCTTGGGCCTGTAGTTCTCTGCTGGACTTTCTGTAGGAACAAgaataacatgaataaacacaagaaaatacaataa
- the LOC109139792 gene encoding sperm flagellar protein 2-like, producing the protein MRIALLKGHGLAMVHSLQSRAEETSDSMQKWLEANYFAEMKSIERLSEVVHNHIQAGDKLKYELVLEFTDFYLNGDCLMVASLPPPPRPPTLEKPMASTPTITQLESLYKHLCIVAPSGFISSPEFFNLLRDIISVNWARNTLPEPWSKLNETQLMEIVSLLTDDYELIDWRRFLLSAALPWPIPSLMQLLVVLQRFKAADAGDTGFINEEQYLQSELWFFNESAPPVPEDPSEPLPYDRLANLRKFFFQLFADHSFSPPRLDYVSMLQYFAADTNPKQGFIRALSVELGQHLKHSSPGHLVKSMPSIEEATELSSSELDGEYKEEEAPSTSSSFLGDQKVSISALLAVLCHKVTKMKDDYLPPGCLSLEEHTEHLVHIFRELGYKPEDCIPFSVLCQHPFTQILMESAKHRQLVNIHRVLLPRQDEGQESG; encoded by the exons ATGCGCATCGCGCTGTTGAAAGGTCATGGTCTAGCGATGGTGCACTCCCTGCAAAGCAGAGCTGAAGAGACCTCGGACAGCATGCAGAAGTGGTTAGAAGCAAACTATTTTGCAGAAATGAAGAG TATTGAACGACTATCTGAAGTGGTTCACAACCACATACAGGCTGGTGATAAGTTAAAGTATGAGCTGGTGTTG GAATTTACTGACTTCTACCTGAATGGAGACTGCCTCATGGTGGCTAGCCTGCCTCCCCCTCCCCGTCCACCTACTCTCGAGAAGCCCATGGCGTCTACCCCCACCATCACTCAGCTGGAGTCACTCTACAAACATCTATGCATTGTTGCTCCATCAG GCTTCATATCCAGTCCAGAGTTCTTCAATTTGCTCAGGGACATCATCTCCGTTAACTGGGCCAGAAACACCTTGCCTGAGCCCTGGAGCAAGTTGAATGAAACACAG TTGATGGAAATTGTATCCCTGCTAACGGACGACTATGAGCTGATAGACTGGCGTCGGTTCCTGCTCAGTGCTGCCCTCCCTTGGCCAATACCCTCCTTAATGCAACTGCTGGTCGTACTACAGCGTTTCAAGGCAGCAGATGCTGGTGACACAGGCTTTATAAACGAGGAACAGTACCTACAG TCAGAGTTGTGGTTTTTCAATGAGAGTGCCCCGCCCGTCCCTGAGGACCCCTCTGAGCCTCTGCCTTATGATCGTCTGGCTAACCTACGCAAG TTCTTTTTCCAGTTGTTTGCGGaccactctttctctcctcctcgaTTGGACTATGTGTCCATGTTGCAGTACTTTGCAGCTGACACAAACCCCAAACAGGGCTTCATCAGAGCCCTTAGTGTAGAACTGGGACAACATCTCAAGCACTCCTCACCGGGACACCTTGTCAAG TCTATGCCCAGTATAGAGGAGGCGACAGAGCTCAGCTCCTCAGAACTTGATGGAGagtacaaagaagaagaggctcCGTCTACATCAAGCAGTTTCTTGGGGGACCAAAAAGTGTCTATCTCTGCTCTCCTTGCTGTCCTCTGTCACAAAGTCACCAAAATGAAAGATGACTACCTTCCTCCAGGCTGCCTGAGTCTTGAGGAACACACTGAG CACCTGGTGCATATATTCAGAGAGCTGGGCTACAAGCCTGAGGACTGCATCCCCTTCTCCGTTCTCTGTCAGCATCCTTTCACCCAGATCCTGATGGAGAGCGCAAAACATCGCCAGCTTGTA aACATTCATAGAGTGCTACTGCCCAGGCAGGATGAAGGACAAGAGTCAGGATGA